In Gordonia phthalatica, one genomic interval encodes:
- the hisC gene encoding histidinol-phosphate transaminase has product MSMRIRPDLDTLPVYVPGKTFPGAIKLASNEVTDPPLPSVASAIADAAANANRYPDNGMVELTDELAKSLGVTPAEVQVGCGSVILCQNLITITTRPGDEVLFGWRSFEMYPVATQVAGATPVQVPLTGDAVHDLDAMAAAITDRTRLIFVCNPNNPTGTVVEAQALRAFLETVPSDIIVALDEAYFEYMRLSEPYAYDALELRREFSNVVILRTFSKAYGLAGLRVGYAVGDPEVIAALNKVHIPFTVSSVGQAAAVASLRAQAELLARTDAVVAERERVTARLRELGYRVPDSQANFVWLMLGDDSIPFATACADAGVIVRPFAGDGVRVTVTNPSENDPFLAFAEEWATRR; this is encoded by the coding sequence GTGAGCATGCGAATCCGCCCAGACTTGGACACCCTGCCCGTGTACGTTCCCGGCAAGACCTTCCCGGGTGCGATCAAGCTCGCCAGCAACGAGGTGACCGATCCCCCGCTGCCGAGCGTGGCGAGCGCGATCGCCGACGCCGCCGCGAACGCCAATCGCTACCCGGACAACGGGATGGTGGAACTGACCGACGAGCTCGCGAAGAGCCTCGGCGTGACACCCGCCGAGGTCCAGGTGGGCTGCGGGTCGGTGATCCTCTGCCAGAACCTCATCACCATCACCACCCGCCCGGGCGACGAGGTGCTGTTCGGCTGGCGGTCGTTCGAGATGTATCCGGTCGCGACTCAGGTGGCCGGTGCGACGCCGGTGCAGGTTCCGCTGACCGGCGACGCCGTGCACGACCTCGACGCCATGGCCGCAGCGATCACCGATCGCACGCGCTTGATCTTCGTCTGCAACCCGAACAACCCCACCGGCACCGTGGTGGAGGCGCAGGCGCTGCGCGCCTTCCTGGAGACCGTGCCCTCGGACATCATCGTCGCGCTCGACGAGGCCTACTTCGAGTACATGCGACTGTCGGAGCCCTACGCCTACGACGCGTTGGAGCTGCGCCGCGAGTTCTCGAACGTGGTGATCCTGCGGACGTTCTCGAAGGCCTACGGACTGGCCGGACTGCGGGTCGGTTACGCCGTCGGCGATCCCGAGGTCATCGCAGCACTGAACAAGGTCCACATCCCGTTCACCGTCAGCAGCGTGGGGCAGGCCGCGGCCGTCGCATCCCTGCGCGCCCAGGCCGAGCTGCTGGCCCGCACCGACGCCGTGGTCGCCGAACGCGAACGGGTCACCGCCCGGCTGCGCGAACTCGGCTACCGCGTGCCCGACTCCCAGGCCAACTTCGTCTGGCTGATGCTCGGCGACGACTCGATCCCGTTCGCCACCGCCTGCGCCGACGCCGGGGTGATCGTCCGACCGTTCGCGGGCGACGGCGTCCGCGTCACGGTCACGAACCCGAGCGAGAACGACCCCTTCCTGGCGTTCGCCGAGGAGTGGGCGACGCGGCGCTGA
- a CDS encoding MFS transporter, which translates to MAFRRPRLLSSFLEATPVVRLLVLTQLAFNVGFFMVLPYLSVHLSSDLGQATAVVGAVLGLRTVSQQGLFFVGGAIADRIGTRPTVLTGCAVRVAGLLMLGLSPSIVGVSVGAALTGFAGALFSPAVEAALARSTAAPGGGTSRLDGFALFNAFGQIGAFTGPLIGAVLLGTNFAVVAVTGAAVFDLVGLAHARWLPADPPEHREQRLVAGWSEIVRNRAFLGFALVMSVQLIAYNQLYLLLPLELERGWGSQAPLGVLMAASSAAIVLGQLRIADWAGGLSVRTALASGLVLTGLGFAAAAAGAAIGTAAVIAGTTGFVLLLAVGQMIIGPTARAAIPGLARERFLGSYYGVYASVGGVMVLPASSLLGIVVDAAPDSPLGRAAPWLVMVAVMLAAATVMRVAAHRR; encoded by the coding sequence GTGGCGTTCCGACGGCCCCGACTGCTGTCCAGCTTCCTCGAGGCGACGCCGGTCGTCCGACTGCTGGTGCTGACGCAGTTGGCGTTCAACGTCGGCTTCTTCATGGTGCTGCCGTACCTGTCGGTGCACCTGAGCTCCGACCTCGGGCAGGCGACGGCGGTCGTCGGAGCCGTCCTCGGCCTGCGGACGGTGTCGCAGCAGGGCCTGTTCTTCGTCGGCGGCGCGATCGCCGACCGGATCGGCACCCGGCCCACCGTCCTCACCGGTTGCGCCGTCCGCGTCGCCGGGCTGCTCATGCTGGGACTGTCCCCGTCGATCGTCGGTGTCTCCGTGGGCGCGGCGTTGACCGGTTTCGCCGGCGCCCTGTTCTCGCCCGCCGTCGAGGCGGCGCTCGCCCGCAGCACCGCCGCCCCTGGCGGCGGAACCAGTCGGCTCGACGGCTTCGCCCTGTTCAACGCGTTCGGTCAGATCGGCGCGTTCACCGGCCCGCTGATCGGCGCCGTCCTGCTGGGGACGAACTTCGCGGTCGTCGCGGTGACCGGTGCCGCCGTCTTCGACCTCGTCGGCCTCGCGCACGCACGGTGGCTCCCCGCGGACCCTCCCGAGCATCGTGAACAACGGCTCGTCGCCGGATGGTCGGAGATCGTCCGCAACCGCGCCTTCCTCGGCTTCGCGCTGGTGATGAGTGTGCAGCTCATCGCCTACAACCAGCTGTATCTGCTGCTGCCGCTGGAGTTGGAGCGTGGCTGGGGCAGTCAGGCTCCGCTCGGTGTGCTGATGGCGGCGTCGTCGGCCGCGATCGTTCTCGGGCAGTTGCGGATCGCGGACTGGGCCGGCGGGCTCTCGGTGCGGACGGCGCTCGCCTCCGGGCTGGTCCTCACCGGGCTGGGTTTCGCCGCAGCAGCGGCGGGCGCGGCGATCGGCACCGCCGCCGTCATCGCGGGCACCACCGGCTTCGTCCTGCTTCTCGCGGTGGGACAGATGATCATCGGACCGACCGCACGCGCCGCGATTCCCGGGCTGGCCCGCGAGCGCTTCCTCGGCTCGTACTACGGGGTCTACGCCTCCGTCGGCGGCGTGATGGTCCTGCCGGCGTCGTCGCTGCTGGGCATCGTGGTCGACGCCGCCCCCGACTCCCCGCTCGGCCGCGCCGCGCCGTGGCTGGTGATGGTCGCGGTGATGCTGGCGGCCGCCACGGTGATGCGCGTAGCGGCACACCGTCGTTGA
- a CDS encoding ABC transporter ATP-binding protein: MTLHADRVTWNRSGNLVVDGVSVHPVQGETIGLLGPNGSGKSSLIRLLAGFAKPTSGDVGLDGQDLSTLRRRDIARAVAVVSQHADTDVDVSVAEVVRLGRIPHRGAFGGDRTADDRAVAAALEHTGLTDKTDRLWHQLSGGERQRVQIARALAQEPRELLLDEPTNHLDTHHQLELMTLVTRLPITSIVAIHDLNLAAMFCDRVMVMRQGRLVAAGTPREVLTPELIADVYRVRAEVRGDDGLTIRFLPIDAD, encoded by the coding sequence ATGACCCTCCACGCCGATCGCGTCACCTGGAACCGGAGCGGCAACCTGGTCGTCGACGGGGTGAGCGTCCATCCCGTACAGGGCGAGACCATCGGGTTGCTGGGCCCGAACGGGTCGGGGAAGTCGTCGCTCATCCGACTGCTGGCCGGGTTCGCGAAACCGACGTCGGGCGACGTCGGCCTCGACGGCCAGGACCTCTCCACCCTTCGACGCCGCGACATCGCCCGCGCCGTCGCGGTCGTGTCGCAGCACGCCGACACCGACGTCGACGTCAGCGTCGCGGAGGTGGTCCGTCTGGGCCGCATCCCGCATCGCGGTGCGTTCGGCGGCGACCGCACCGCCGACGACCGCGCCGTCGCCGCCGCTCTCGAACACACCGGGCTCACCGACAAGACCGACCGGCTGTGGCACCAGCTGTCCGGCGGTGAACGACAGCGCGTCCAGATCGCCCGCGCATTGGCCCAGGAGCCGCGCGAGCTGCTGCTCGACGAGCCGACCAACCATCTCGACACCCATCACCAGTTGGAGTTGATGACGCTGGTGACCCGGCTCCCGATCACGTCGATCGTCGCGATCCACGACCTGAACCTGGCGGCGATGTTCTGCGACCGGGTGATGGTGATGCGTCAGGGTCGCCTGGTCGCCGCGGGCACTCCGCGCGAGGTGCTGACGCCGGAGCTGATCGCGGACGTCTACCGGGTGCGCGCCGAGGTGCGCGGCGACGACGGCCTCACGATTCGGTTTCTCCCGATCGACGCGGACTGA
- a CDS encoding ABC transporter substrate-binding protein: MSLRTRLAGSVVVALLAVSGLAACSESEKVDDATAVAAGEGTTSYPLTVENCGTSQTFTQAPKRVVSLDQGSTEILLSLGLADRIVGTASWTDPIRENLAEANATVKRLADNAPTYEVVMGTNPDFVTASFGRHFKKEGGVATRDRLTETGVESFLSPTDCEDGRSINGGGTRTRPLTIDSLYQEITELAKIFDVPERGQKLVDDLKSRTAAATAEVKKDGRTIAFWFADTKTPYFAGGLASAQLIATTVGTKNVFSDVADDWPATTWSAVVQRNPQVLVLGDLARNRFPGDKLADKKAFLANDPVTKVMPAVQKQQYVALHGAEMNPSIRTVGGIEKLADWLANNPA; this comes from the coding sequence ATGTCACTGCGCACACGTCTGGCCGGATCGGTCGTCGTCGCACTGTTGGCCGTCAGCGGACTCGCCGCGTGCAGCGAGTCCGAGAAGGTCGACGACGCCACCGCCGTCGCCGCCGGTGAGGGCACCACGTCGTATCCGCTGACCGTCGAGAACTGCGGCACGTCGCAGACCTTCACCCAGGCGCCGAAGCGCGTGGTCTCCCTGGACCAGGGCTCCACCGAGATCCTCCTGTCGCTGGGACTGGCCGATCGCATCGTGGGCACCGCGTCGTGGACCGACCCGATCCGCGAGAACCTCGCCGAGGCCAACGCGACCGTGAAGCGCCTGGCCGACAACGCGCCGACCTACGAGGTCGTGATGGGCACCAACCCGGATTTCGTGACCGCGTCGTTCGGTCGCCACTTCAAGAAGGAGGGCGGTGTCGCGACCCGCGACCGTCTCACCGAGACCGGCGTGGAGAGCTTCCTCTCGCCCACCGACTGTGAGGACGGCCGCTCGATCAACGGCGGCGGCACCCGCACCCGCCCGCTGACCATCGACTCGCTGTACCAGGAGATCACCGAGCTCGCGAAGATCTTCGACGTCCCCGAGCGCGGCCAGAAGCTGGTCGACGACCTGAAGTCCCGCACCGCAGCCGCCACCGCCGAGGTCAAGAAGGACGGCCGCACCATCGCGTTCTGGTTCGCCGACACCAAGACCCCGTACTTCGCGGGCGGCCTCGCGTCGGCCCAGTTGATCGCCACGACAGTCGGCACGAAGAACGTCTTCTCCGACGTCGCCGACGACTGGCCCGCCACCACGTGGAGCGCCGTCGTCCAGCGGAACCCGCAGGTCCTGGTCCTCGGCGACCTCGCCCGCAACCGCTTCCCCGGCGACAAGCTCGCCGACAAGAAGGCGTTCCTCGCGAACGACCCGGTCACCAAGGTGATGCCCGCGGTGCAGAAGCAGCAGTACGTGGCTCTGCACGGCGCCGAGATGAACCCGTCGATCCGCACGGTCGGCGGCATCGAGAAGCTCGCCGACTGGCTCGCCAATAATCCGGCGTGA
- a CDS encoding LysR substrate-binding domain-containing protein produces the protein MELRHLRYFRVVAEELHFRRAAERLQMAQPPLSAQIKQLEHELGFDLFTRTTRQVELTAAGAVYLDRVREILDAVDAAGHQAQRVADGAAGSLSIGCVGSATYSIFPRLIRALRDELPGVDFSVRGEMLVPAQLAALDAGAIDLALLRPPITDPRVVVEPVRSDRLIALVPDSHPFADRAVVDLAALSDDDFIVHAGHGTSMLNGLIVEMCADAGYVPRIRHEVAETSTLVTLVAAGLGVAVVPEPTEALAIAGVSYVPLEPETSIELAAAWIATPASPLVHRAVQVLRRIARE, from the coding sequence GTGGAACTCCGACACCTCCGGTATTTTCGCGTCGTCGCCGAGGAACTGCACTTCCGACGTGCCGCCGAACGCCTGCAGATGGCGCAGCCCCCGCTGTCGGCGCAGATCAAACAGTTGGAGCACGAGCTCGGCTTCGACCTGTTCACCCGCACCACCCGCCAAGTGGAGTTGACCGCCGCGGGCGCCGTCTACCTGGACCGGGTCCGGGAGATCCTCGACGCCGTCGACGCCGCAGGACACCAGGCGCAGCGGGTGGCCGACGGTGCCGCGGGGTCCCTGTCGATCGGCTGCGTCGGCTCGGCCACCTACTCCATCTTCCCGCGCCTCATCCGCGCCCTCCGCGACGAACTCCCCGGCGTCGACTTCAGCGTGCGCGGCGAGATGCTGGTGCCCGCCCAGCTGGCCGCGCTCGACGCCGGCGCCATCGACCTCGCGCTCCTGCGTCCGCCGATCACCGATCCGCGCGTGGTGGTCGAACCGGTGCGCAGCGACCGGCTGATCGCACTGGTCCCCGACAGTCATCCGTTCGCCGACCGAGCCGTCGTCGACCTCGCCGCGCTGAGCGACGACGACTTCATCGTCCACGCCGGACACGGCACGTCGATGCTGAACGGGCTGATCGTCGAGATGTGCGCGGACGCGGGCTACGTTCCGCGGATCCGTCACGAGGTGGCCGAGACCTCGACCCTCGTCACGCTGGTCGCCGCAGGTCTCGGCGTGGCCGTGGTCCCGGAACCGACCGAGGCGCTCGCCATCGCCGGCGTCAGTTACGTTCCCCTGGAACCGGAGACGTCGATCGAGTTGGCCGCGGCGTGGATCGCCACGCCCGCGTCGCCGCTCGTGCACCGCGCTGTGCAGGTGCTGCGGCGCATCGCCCGAGAGTGA
- a CDS encoding acetyl-CoA C-acetyltransferase yields MASSAGLSGSDIVICSPLRTPVGRMGGALKNLTVNRLATDLLCELASRTGLGENDIDDVILGQGYPNGESPALGRIAALDAGLGVGVPGTQIDRRCGSGLQAVLSGAAHIASGGADLVVAGGAESMSNVEHYVLGIRSGTGQGGVELRDRLDRGRLTAGGDSHPVPGGMIETAENLRAKYGLTREAQDALSAESHRRALDAIATGRFADEIVPVTAPGGRKQPDVVVDTDEHPRPGTTVESLGRLRPVRQRIDPASTVTAGNASGQNDGAAMMVVTTLADAERRGLDPMLALRSWAVAGCEPSEMGLGPVGATAKALGRAGLTLDDLDLIELNEAFAAQVLAVLAEWGIGADDPRLNPNGSGISLGHPIGATGARLVVTAAHEARRRQAKNVLVTMCIGGGQGLAGVFESVR; encoded by the coding sequence ATGGCATCTTCCGCAGGACTCTCCGGCTCCGACATCGTGATCTGCTCACCCCTCCGCACGCCGGTTGGGCGCATGGGAGGCGCGCTGAAGAATCTGACGGTGAACCGCCTGGCCACCGACCTGCTCTGCGAACTCGCGTCGCGGACGGGGCTCGGCGAGAACGACATCGACGACGTCATCCTGGGGCAGGGCTACCCGAACGGCGAGTCGCCAGCGCTCGGGCGGATCGCGGCCCTCGACGCCGGGCTCGGGGTCGGCGTCCCCGGCACCCAGATCGACCGCCGCTGCGGCTCCGGGCTGCAGGCCGTCCTCTCCGGCGCCGCCCACATCGCCAGCGGCGGCGCGGATCTGGTGGTCGCGGGCGGCGCCGAGTCGATGTCCAACGTGGAGCACTACGTCCTCGGCATCCGCAGCGGAACCGGCCAGGGCGGCGTCGAACTCCGCGACCGCCTCGACCGCGGCCGCCTCACCGCCGGCGGCGACTCGCATCCGGTGCCCGGCGGCATGATCGAGACCGCCGAGAACCTCCGTGCCAAGTACGGGCTCACCCGCGAGGCCCAGGACGCGCTGTCCGCGGAGTCGCACCGCCGCGCTCTCGATGCCATCGCGACCGGCCGCTTCGCCGACGAGATCGTCCCCGTCACCGCCCCCGGCGGACGCAAGCAGCCCGACGTCGTCGTCGACACCGACGAGCACCCCCGCCCCGGCACCACCGTCGAGTCGCTGGGCCGTCTGCGTCCGGTCCGGCAGAGGATCGACCCGGCGTCCACCGTCACCGCGGGCAACGCCTCCGGTCAGAACGACGGCGCCGCGATGATGGTCGTCACCACCCTCGCCGACGCAGAGCGTCGCGGACTGGATCCGATGCTCGCGCTGCGCTCGTGGGCAGTCGCGGGCTGCGAGCCGTCGGAGATGGGTCTCGGCCCGGTTGGCGCCACCGCCAAGGCGCTCGGCCGCGCCGGCCTCACCCTCGACGACCTCGACCTGATCGAACTCAACGAGGCCTTCGCCGCACAGGTCCTCGCCGTCCTCGCCGAATGGGGGATCGGCGCGGACGACCCGCGGCTGAACCCCAACGGCTCCGGCATCTCGCTCGGCCACCCGATCGGCGCCACCGGTGCCCGGCTGGTCGTCACCGCCGCGCACGAGGCGCGCCGCCGGCAGGCGAAGAACGTCCTCGTCACCATGTGCATCGGCGGAGGCCAGGGCCTCGCCGGCGTCTTCGAGTCCGTCCGATGA
- the pcaD gene encoding 3-oxoadipate enol-lactonase gives MSAVDVHAIVTGDPQNPAVVLSNSLGSTHRMWDAQADALAEHFLVVRYDTRGHGGSPVPDGPYTIDDLADDVVALLDGLGIERAHFVGLSLGGMTGMRLAVRDPGRVNRLALLCTGAVLGNAASYADRAAAVRQTGVGPIAEAVVGRWFAPGYLETNPDRKAYYEAMVAATPAEGYAGCCEAIATMDQVADLPSITAPALAIAGADDTATGPEVLRVIAENVADGRLLVVPDAAHLAPAQQPQIVTPALLEHLLG, from the coding sequence ATGAGCGCCGTCGACGTCCACGCGATCGTCACCGGCGACCCGCAGAACCCCGCGGTGGTCCTCTCGAACTCGCTGGGCTCCACACACCGGATGTGGGACGCGCAGGCCGACGCGCTCGCCGAACACTTCCTCGTCGTCCGCTACGACACCCGCGGCCACGGCGGCAGCCCGGTCCCGGACGGGCCGTACACGATCGACGACCTCGCCGACGACGTCGTCGCACTCCTCGACGGACTCGGCATCGAACGTGCCCATTTCGTCGGGCTGTCCCTCGGCGGCATGACCGGCATGCGACTCGCGGTCCGTGATCCGGGCCGGGTGAACCGGCTGGCGTTGCTGTGCACCGGCGCCGTGCTGGGCAATGCCGCGTCGTACGCCGACCGCGCGGCAGCGGTCCGGCAGACCGGTGTCGGACCGATCGCGGAGGCTGTCGTCGGCCGCTGGTTCGCTCCCGGCTACCTGGAGACGAATCCGGATCGCAAGGCGTACTACGAGGCGATGGTCGCCGCGACGCCCGCCGAGGGATACGCCGGATGCTGCGAGGCCATCGCCACCATGGACCAGGTCGCCGACCTACCGTCCATCACGGCTCCGGCCCTCGCGATCGCCGGTGCCGACGACACCGCGACCGGACCGGAGGTCCTGCGGGTGATCGCCGAGAACGTCGCCGACGGTCGGCTGCTCGTGGTTCCCGACGCCGCCCACCTCGCGCCGGCGCAGCAACCGCAGATCGTGACCCCGGCCCTCCTCGAGCACCTGCTCGGGTAG
- a CDS encoding putative glycolipid-binding domain-containing protein has protein sequence MNTFDASSADADVKTMLTWRDADGGRLEQVRLNLSGTRVRAYGRIVAAATADTEAYSASYEFVTTESGITRRLSVRLLRAGGESSLDISRDMDGRWMVQTPVSTVRSDFDGAEVVDLALSPFFKGLPIRRFGIVEGDRRDDVPVVALRLPDCEIDSVSMSYEDLGGRRVRVTGPDGPADVVIGDRGVVSEYVGVATLI, from the coding sequence GTGAACACCTTCGATGCGTCGTCGGCGGATGCCGATGTGAAGACCATGCTCACCTGGCGCGATGCCGACGGTGGGCGACTGGAACAGGTCCGACTCAACCTCAGCGGCACCCGTGTCCGCGCCTACGGGCGCATCGTCGCCGCCGCGACCGCCGACACCGAGGCCTACTCGGCGTCGTACGAGTTCGTCACCACCGAGAGCGGCATCACCCGCAGGCTGTCGGTGCGACTGCTCCGCGCCGGCGGTGAGAGCTCCCTCGACATCAGCCGCGACATGGACGGCCGCTGGATGGTTCAGACGCCCGTCAGCACCGTGCGCAGCGACTTCGACGGCGCTGAGGTAGTCGACCTCGCGCTGTCTCCGTTCTTCAAGGGCCTCCCGATCAGGCGGTTCGGCATCGTCGAGGGCGATCGCCGCGACGACGTCCCCGTCGTCGCCCTGCGGCTGCCCGACTGCGAGATCGATTCGGTGTCGATGAGCTACGAGGACCTCGGTGGTCGTCGGGTCCGCGTCACCGGACCGGACGGTCCCGCCGACGTCGTCATCGGCGACCGCGGTGTGGTCAGCGAGTACGTCGGCGTCGCGACGCTGATCTAG
- a CDS encoding prephenate dehydrogenase → MCHAETVSAPASRPVCVLGLGLIGGSLLRRLADTGVRAFGYNRGAATVDAAAAAGYAASGDLHATLRQAAEQDAIIVLATPFTALTAMVEAVRDTAPACLLTDVVSVKEEVACLVERIHPNGRYVGGHPMAGTSHSGWAATDPSLFEGAMWMVTTHDDTAADDWLAVAGIARAAGAYVVPAANDAHDRAAAAISHNPHLTAAVTAAVGAGESDLALRLAAGSFRDGTRVAGTAPELQRAMLEANSISLLNTLSETIDRLVAARDALRDHGSVSVLVEAGHRARLKYEAIAGADPEPITGVRIGDDGWQEHLRKQAHQAKVWVG, encoded by the coding sequence ATGTGCCACGCTGAAACCGTGTCTGCACCAGCATCTCGTCCCGTGTGTGTACTCGGCCTCGGTCTGATCGGCGGCTCGCTCCTGCGACGCCTCGCCGACACCGGCGTCCGGGCCTTCGGATACAACCGCGGGGCGGCCACGGTCGACGCCGCCGCGGCCGCCGGGTACGCGGCCTCCGGTGACCTGCACGCAACCCTCCGCCAGGCTGCCGAGCAGGACGCGATCATCGTCCTGGCGACCCCGTTCACCGCCCTGACGGCGATGGTCGAGGCGGTCCGCGACACCGCGCCCGCCTGCCTGCTGACCGACGTCGTCAGCGTCAAGGAGGAGGTCGCGTGCCTCGTCGAACGGATTCATCCGAACGGCCGGTACGTGGGCGGCCATCCGATGGCGGGCACGTCGCACTCGGGGTGGGCCGCCACCGACCCGTCCCTGTTCGAGGGCGCCATGTGGATGGTGACCACGCACGACGACACCGCGGCCGACGACTGGCTGGCGGTCGCCGGGATCGCGCGCGCAGCGGGCGCCTACGTGGTGCCCGCGGCGAACGACGCGCACGATCGCGCCGCCGCCGCCATCTCGCACAACCCGCATCTGACCGCGGCCGTGACCGCGGCGGTCGGCGCGGGCGAGAGCGACCTGGCCCTCCGGTTGGCGGCGGGCAGCTTCCGCGATGGAACGCGCGTCGCGGGAACCGCGCCCGAACTGCAGCGGGCGATGCTCGAGGCCAACTCGATCTCCCTGCTCAACACGTTGAGCGAGACCATCGACCGACTCGTCGCCGCCCGCGACGCGCTGCGCGATCACGGCAGCGTGTCGGTGCTGGTGGAGGCGGGTCACCGCGCCCGCCTCAAGTACGAGGCGATCGCGGGCGCCGATCCGGAACCGATCACCGGGGTGCGCATCGGCGACGACGGCTGGCAGGAGCACCTGCGGAAGCAGGCGCACCAGGCGAAGGTGTGGGTCGGCTAG
- a CDS encoding tRNA adenosine deaminase-associated protein: MAKPGAQSDYDDVDGFAVAVVREETGWKVSALKPSALDSLDDAELQLRELRAAGALFGLLDVDDEFFIIIRPSPSGAQLLLSDATAAIDYDVAADALDALHVDIPDIDPDELDDVDPWEEGDLAILADLGLPDAVLSIIVGDTDLYADEQLGMVAARLGFADELSAVLDKLGR, translated from the coding sequence ATGGCGAAGCCCGGTGCGCAGAGCGATTACGACGATGTCGATGGTTTTGCGGTGGCAGTGGTCCGCGAGGAGACCGGGTGGAAGGTGTCGGCGTTGAAGCCGTCGGCCCTCGACAGTCTCGACGACGCAGAACTGCAGCTCCGTGAGCTGCGTGCGGCGGGCGCCCTGTTCGGTCTGCTGGACGTGGACGACGAGTTCTTCATCATCATCCGGCCGTCTCCGTCGGGCGCGCAGCTGCTGCTGTCGGACGCGACGGCCGCCATCGACTACGACGTCGCCGCCGACGCCCTCGACGCCTTGCACGTCGACATCCCCGACATCGATCCCGACGAGCTCGACGACGTCGACCCGTGGGAGGAGGGCGACCTCGCGATCCTCGCCGACCTCGGCCTGCCCGACGCCGTGTTGAGCATCATCGTCGGCGACACCGACCTCTACGCCGATGAGCAACTCGGCATGGTCGCGGCGCGGCTCGGGTTCGCCGACGAACTGTCGGCCGTGCTCGACAAGCTCGGTCGCTGA
- a CDS encoding nucleoside deaminase, translating to MPRPDRGGVDDEAAAMMSAALDAARTAPVDDVPIGAVVFGPDGTEIARAANRREADGDPTAHAEILALRAATAVHGAGWRLSDCTLVVTVEPCVMCAGAIGLARISRVVFGAWEPKTGAVGSLWDVLRDPRQVHRPEVLAGVREAECAALVRDFFADRRGQP from the coding sequence ATGCCGCGTCCGGACCGGGGAGGGGTCGACGACGAGGCCGCCGCGATGATGTCGGCGGCCCTCGACGCCGCCCGCACCGCCCCGGTCGACGACGTCCCGATCGGTGCCGTCGTCTTCGGTCCCGACGGGACGGAGATCGCGCGCGCCGCCAATCGCCGGGAGGCGGACGGCGACCCCACCGCCCACGCCGAGATCCTCGCTCTCCGCGCCGCGACGGCCGTGCATGGCGCTGGCTGGCGGCTGTCGGACTGCACCCTGGTCGTCACCGTGGAGCCCTGCGTCATGTGCGCCGGTGCGATCGGCCTGGCCCGGATCTCCCGCGTCGTGTTCGGCGCGTGGGAGCCCAAGACCGGCGCCGTCGGATCGCTGTGGGACGTGCTCCGCGATCCGCGTCAGGTCCACCGGCCCGAGGTGCTCGCCGGTGTCCGCGAAGCCGAATGCGCCGCCCTGGTCCGCGACTTCTTCGCCGACCGTCGGGGACAACCCTGA
- a CDS encoding mannosyltransferase, with amino-acid sequence MGNNMSDPMDKISEVVDTFARKVDEFATSEQVTGAVANAKAKLTEIAANENVAGAVDTAKGKFSEVANNEHVVGVVGTAKEKIGEFAANENVVNAVGAAKTKIDEIAAKLSGR; translated from the coding sequence TTGGGGAACAACATGTCGGATCCGATGGACAAGATCAGCGAAGTGGTCGACACCTTCGCGCGCAAGGTCGACGAGTTCGCGACCAGCGAGCAGGTGACCGGCGCCGTGGCGAACGCCAAGGCCAAGCTGACCGAGATCGCCGCCAACGAGAACGTCGCCGGCGCGGTCGACACCGCGAAGGGCAAGTTCAGCGAGGTCGCGAACAACGAGCACGTCGTCGGCGTCGTCGGCACGGCCAAGGAGAAGATCGGCGAGTTCGCGGCCAACGAGAACGTGGTGAACGCGGTCGGCGCCGCCAAGACCAAGATCGACGAGATCGCCGCCAAGCTGTCCGGTCGCTGA
- a CDS encoding cold-shock protein, with protein sequence MAQGTVKWFNGEKGFGFIAPDDGGADVFVHYSAISGNGFRNLDENQRVEFTTEQGPKGPQAVNVSGL encoded by the coding sequence ATGGCACAAGGAACCGTCAAATGGTTCAACGGCGAGAAGGGCTTCGGCTTCATCGCTCCCGACGACGGAGGGGCCGACGTCTTCGTCCATTACTCCGCGATCTCCGGTAACGGCTTCCGTAACCTGGACGAGAACCAGCGGGTTGAGTTCACCACCGAGCAGGGGCCGAAGGGTCCGCAGGCGGTCAACGTCAGCGGTCTCTGA